Proteins encoded by one window of Juglans regia cultivar Chandler chromosome 15, Walnut 2.0, whole genome shotgun sequence:
- the LOC109001079 gene encoding uncharacterized protein LOC109001079, whose protein sequence is MAIAILPSQNCFQGRFRHEALTLTPLKPRRYSNPDSPQSRRQKRSPDRNRRDGSVAARFPAKNLVMGQVKILRRGETLSQTKSYDNRKPRAKKENDLNLVLRSTDRLGPAPLTVQKYIRVSELKVVDEIYAGSAFVASPPPSCLPVPCFLGRNNGSATSDLRRLLRLDSV, encoded by the coding sequence ATGGCCATCGCAATTCTTCCCTCCCAGAACTGCTTTCAAGGCCGGTTTCGGCACGAAGCCCTGACCCTAACTCCTCTCAAACCTCGCCGATACTCTAACCCCGACAGCCCTCAGTCCCGCCGGCAGAAGCGAAGTCCTGATCGTAATCGGAGAGATGGATCCGTGGCGGCAAGGTTTCCCGCCAAGAACCTGGTCATGGGGCAGGTCAAGATCCTTAGGCGCGGAGAGACGTTAAGCCAGACGAAGAGTTACGATAATCGGAAGCCGAGGGcgaagaaggaaaatgatttgaatttggtATTGCGATCCACTGACAGGCTTGGTCCGGCCCCGCTGACGGTCCAGAAGTATATTAGGGTATCGGAGTTAAAGGTCGTCGATGAAATATATGCCGGATCGGCCTTCGTCGCGTCGCCTCCTCCAAGTTGCCTACCTGTCCCGTGCTTCTTGGGTAGAAACAACGGATCGGCCACGAGCGATTTGCGTCGATTATTGCGCCTCGATTCGGTCTGA